A stretch of Oryzias melastigma strain HK-1 unplaced genomic scaffold, ASM292280v2 sc00246, whole genome shotgun sequence DNA encodes these proteins:
- the LOC112140645 gene encoding uncharacterized protein LOC112140645 yields MLSSTDSLLSAQSDQKVITVFVKLLIFWFYFQISSVRKVQSGRDQVPVRNIRVEEDGFQIRVALWREASVQSILVGDMVSVSHLKVEPSAYGRQLKSTKFTRVEKQECTELKVDIMGVMDCDSSPDILEILAEDGDFFYISKEQWEPFQELMCKGPVTVEITVHGKNVKEIKGSDSS; encoded by the exons ATGCTTTCATCAACTGACAGTTTACTGTCAGCACAATCAGATCAGAAGGTGATCACTGTGTTTGTTAAATTGTTAATCTTCTGGTTCTATTTTCAGATCTCAAGTGTGAGGAAGGTCCAGAGCGGCAGAGACCAAGTGCCTGTGAGGAACATCCGAGTTGAAGAG GATGGATTTCAGATCAGAGTGGCTCTGTGGAGGGAGGCATCGGTCCAGAGCATTTTGGTAGGAGACATGGTGTCAGTCTCCCATCTGAAGGTTGAGCCCTCTGCTTATGGTCGACAATTAAAGTCGACCAAGTTTACCAGAGTGGAG AAACAGGAGTGCACGGAATTGAAAGTGGACATCATGGGGGTGATGGACTGCGACTCCAGCCCAGACATCCTGGAGATCCTTGCTGAggatggagattttttttatatctccaAGGAGCAGTGGGAGCCGTTTCAGGAACTGATGTGTAAAGGGCCTGTTACGGTTGAGATTACTGttcatgggaaaaatgtaaaGGAGATCAAAGGCTCCGACTCATCTTGA